The following are encoded in a window of Rubellicoccus peritrichatus genomic DNA:
- a CDS encoding cytochrome b N-terminal domain-containing protein translates to MNSKLRDIALWFDDRLQISKVWNATAGHHIPKSSASWFYVFGSATMICFMIQVLTGICLALIYQPSAEEAYASLLYLNYEQPLGWLLRGIHYWGSNFMVAIMLMHMTQVFMFGAYKYPRELTWVSGVILCLLTLGMAFTGQVMRWDQDAYWGLGIGVAIMGRVPFIGPELTHMLLGGPIIGGETLSRFFTLHVFVIPGGILALLSLHLRMVLNKGINEYPEVGKPVVKETYVEEYEAQVKKDGTKFFPDAIGKDLVFGGIVIGLVVMCAILFGPKGPEGIPDPTLIDASPRPDWPFMWIFALAALMPPYMETVVLLVGPVIGIGLMIALPFYDNVGEKKWTIRPVSVLVVIMAALSLGTLTWYGVTSPWSPEMEAWSSEPTPSHLLEGRTPLELQGAMVLQYKQCRNCHSLDGIGGKRGPDLTDVADRLTHDQLVRQVVQGGGNMPAYGQNLSPAEIAALVAFMETLHADGRLPAQRATNLQNSDRVPSLEN, encoded by the coding sequence ATGAATTCCAAACTTCGCGATATCGCCCTCTGGTTTGACGATCGACTCCAGATTTCCAAAGTCTGGAATGCGACCGCTGGGCATCACATCCCGAAGTCTTCCGCGAGCTGGTTCTATGTCTTTGGCAGCGCGACTATGATCTGTTTCATGATTCAGGTGCTGACCGGTATCTGCCTCGCCCTCATTTATCAGCCATCAGCAGAAGAAGCTTATGCAAGTCTACTTTACTTGAACTACGAGCAACCACTGGGGTGGCTTCTGCGTGGTATCCATTATTGGGGATCCAATTTCATGGTCGCCATTATGCTGATGCACATGACTCAGGTGTTCATGTTTGGTGCCTATAAGTACCCTAGAGAACTGACTTGGGTCAGCGGTGTTATCCTGTGCCTGCTCACGCTTGGCATGGCCTTCACCGGACAGGTTATGCGCTGGGACCAGGATGCCTACTGGGGACTCGGCATCGGTGTGGCGATCATGGGACGGGTGCCCTTTATTGGACCCGAATTAACACACATGCTCCTCGGTGGACCGATCATTGGTGGTGAAACCTTATCGCGATTTTTCACACTGCACGTCTTCGTCATACCTGGTGGGATACTCGCACTACTCAGCTTACACCTCCGCATGGTCTTGAATAAGGGGATCAATGAATATCCCGAAGTTGGCAAGCCAGTGGTGAAAGAAACCTATGTGGAAGAATATGAAGCACAGGTTAAAAAAGATGGAACGAAGTTTTTTCCAGACGCCATTGGCAAGGATCTCGTCTTTGGTGGGATCGTCATTGGCCTGGTTGTGATGTGCGCCATTCTGTTCGGCCCCAAGGGCCCGGAGGGTATTCCCGATCCAACATTGATCGATGCTAGCCCAAGACCCGACTGGCCGTTTATGTGGATTTTTGCACTGGCTGCGCTCATGCCTCCCTACATGGAAACGGTCGTCTTACTCGTCGGTCCCGTGATCGGCATAGGACTGATGATCGCCCTGCCCTTTTACGATAATGTTGGTGAAAAGAAGTGGACCATCCGCCCTGTCAGTGTGCTTGTCGTAATCATGGCTGCATTGAGCCTGGGAACACTCACCTGGTATGGTGTCACCAGCCCTTGGTCCCCGGAAATGGAAGCCTGGAGCAGTGAACCGACACCGAGTCATTTGCTCGAAGGACGCACTCCATTGGAGCTACAAGGCGCGATGGTTCTGCAATACAAGCAATGCCGTAACTGCCATTCGCTTGATGGAATCGGTGGCAAACGTGGCCCCGACTTAACTGATGTTGCCGACCGTTTGACACACGATCAATTGGTTCGTCAAGTGGTCCAAGGTGGTGGCAATATGCCGGCGTATGGGCAAAACCTATCGCCTGCCGAAATTGCTGCCCTTGTGGCCTTTATGGAAACCTTGCATGCAGATGGCCGCTTACCCGCCCAACGTGCAACGAATTTGCAAAACTCAGACCGAGTGCCTAGTTTGGAGAATTAG
- a CDS encoding tetratricopeptide repeat protein, whose product MNRPPKKKKQHEGDLSRDPRFDQKDLEEAPDLAKQDDRNLVGVDEAFKDADVEDKVWLFWQKNGKSMIAGGVVALIAVLAVQGYRVYENKALEAMKAEYQAAEGEEATLLSFGEANASATLGAFALLESADAKYVEENYAEAGKLYAQASTGLSGTAFGARAELGQAMASIKSGDTAAGSSELTRIAGDATLIGSIRGEAAFNLVLLALQNNDFEVAKQRLVELESIEDAPIWAQQAKMMRENVPELADTPEKETPADTEATES is encoded by the coding sequence ATGAACCGTCCGCCGAAAAAAAAGAAGCAGCACGAAGGCGATTTGTCACGTGATCCACGCTTCGACCAGAAAGATTTAGAAGAAGCCCCGGACCTGGCCAAACAGGACGATCGCAACCTCGTAGGCGTTGATGAGGCATTCAAGGACGCTGATGTCGAGGACAAGGTCTGGCTTTTCTGGCAGAAAAACGGTAAGTCCATGATCGCAGGCGGTGTCGTCGCCTTAATCGCAGTTCTCGCAGTTCAAGGCTATCGTGTTTACGAAAACAAAGCTCTGGAGGCAATGAAGGCCGAATATCAGGCAGCCGAAGGCGAAGAGGCAACCCTCCTCTCTTTTGGTGAGGCAAATGCATCCGCTACACTCGGCGCTTTTGCCCTACTTGAGTCTGCAGATGCCAAGTATGTTGAAGAAAATTACGCCGAAGCAGGAAAACTATATGCCCAGGCAAGCACAGGTTTAAGTGGAACAGCATTTGGCGCACGTGCGGAGCTCGGCCAGGCCATGGCTAGCATCAAGAGTGGTGATACCGCAGCTGGCTCATCCGAACTGACGCGCATTGCCGGAGATGCGACACTGATTGGCTCAATTCGTGGTGAAGCTGCCTTCAACCTCGTCCTGCTCGCCCTTCAGAACAATGACTTTGAGGTCGCGAAACAGCGACTTGTTGAGCTTGAATCCATTGAAGATGCACCAATCTGGGCCCAACAGGCTAAAATGATGCGCGAAAATGTCCCGGAGCTAGCTGATACGCCTGAAAAAGAGACACCTGCAGATACCGAAGCGACTGAGTCTTAA
- a CDS encoding cytochrome c oxidase assembly protein, whose amino-acid sequence MNATAEAVLRSWSLDHFILAYLCLLVAVYSRGWKLLSRQLPNRFPRWRLICFITGVITVYIAVASPLDAFAGFLLQVHMIQHLLLTVVAPPLILLGSPWLPLLRGLPKAWVRDGIGPLINGPFGRTLIRTFGNPVLAWILFVGSTLTWHIPGLYDRALRYESWHAAEHFCFFVTGLLFWWHIVLPWPARQKWSRWLIIPYILSADLLNTVLASFLSFYDQPLYPVYETMPRLWGISVMDDQIAAGVIMWVPGSIAFLVPAFFITAKLLSPKRGVRPSDTPTKNQQAKQAEPRTSQPKGKPWITAIAQSPARRSIQIIMLLLAIAVIVDGFWGSEVSSMNLAGVLTWTYWRGFSVIALLTLGNLFCAVCPFTFFRNLAQRFLPKGRQRSWPKKLANKWPAVILLVIFLWAYEVFDLWDRPIATAGLIVAYFASIALIDSFFRKGSFCKYVCPIGQYHFAFSSISSGEVKVEKTDVCASCTTHDCLRGNEQQSGCETALFLPSKAGNMDCTFCLDCVRACPHDNITIQSVIPSQDLTNNDLRSTIGRYSERTDIAALLMVFCSGAFINAAGMTAPVQDLFQRITNQFGIAESILVSVFIIAGVVAVPLALGYLAAILTRTLVTKGKSCRELMVRFAYGFVPLGAAVWAAHFLFHLATGAFTAVPVFKRILADLGIGSMGDAIDGLSNPGFSGNWIINMEFVLLDAGLLASLYVLWRISERTFEKQRVAGFLIWASIAVLLFMAAIWIIFQPMEMRGTQLSGG is encoded by the coding sequence ATGAATGCCACCGCAGAAGCTGTCCTGCGCTCGTGGAGTCTGGATCATTTCATCCTCGCCTACCTTTGCCTGCTTGTTGCTGTTTATAGCCGAGGCTGGAAACTGCTATCACGACAATTGCCGAACCGTTTTCCACGATGGCGGCTCATTTGTTTCATCACAGGAGTCATTACGGTTTACATCGCCGTCGCATCTCCACTGGATGCCTTTGCTGGTTTTCTTCTACAGGTCCACATGATTCAGCATCTCCTGCTGACAGTAGTGGCCCCGCCACTCATTTTACTGGGATCCCCGTGGCTGCCCTTGCTGCGCGGCTTACCCAAGGCATGGGTCCGCGATGGGATCGGCCCATTAATCAATGGACCCTTCGGTCGTACTTTAATTCGCACCTTCGGAAACCCCGTCCTGGCCTGGATCCTCTTTGTCGGCAGCACACTGACTTGGCATATCCCCGGACTCTATGATCGGGCTTTACGATACGAGAGCTGGCATGCAGCGGAACATTTCTGTTTCTTTGTTACCGGGTTACTATTCTGGTGGCATATTGTATTACCCTGGCCAGCTCGCCAAAAATGGTCACGCTGGTTAATCATTCCCTACATTCTTTCGGCTGACTTGCTTAACACAGTGCTTGCCAGTTTTCTATCTTTCTATGATCAGCCACTGTACCCTGTCTATGAGACAATGCCACGCCTCTGGGGAATCAGCGTCATGGATGACCAGATCGCGGCAGGCGTCATCATGTGGGTTCCAGGTTCCATTGCATTTCTTGTTCCAGCCTTTTTCATTACGGCAAAACTACTATCACCTAAACGTGGTGTTCGGCCCTCAGACACTCCGACAAAGAATCAGCAAGCAAAGCAAGCCGAGCCTCGCACTAGTCAGCCAAAAGGCAAACCATGGATCACTGCAATTGCGCAATCTCCTGCTAGGCGAAGCATCCAGATCATCATGCTCCTGCTTGCCATCGCTGTCATTGTGGATGGCTTCTGGGGATCAGAAGTTTCCTCGATGAATCTCGCAGGAGTCCTGACCTGGACTTACTGGCGAGGGTTCAGCGTCATTGCTTTGCTAACTTTGGGGAATCTGTTTTGCGCAGTATGTCCGTTCACATTTTTCCGAAACCTGGCTCAGCGTTTCCTTCCGAAAGGAAGACAAAGGAGCTGGCCTAAAAAATTGGCTAACAAATGGCCTGCCGTGATTCTGCTCGTTATATTTCTTTGGGCCTATGAAGTCTTCGACCTCTGGGACCGCCCGATAGCTACAGCCGGACTGATTGTTGCGTATTTCGCCAGCATTGCTCTCATTGATTCATTTTTCCGCAAAGGAAGTTTTTGCAAGTATGTCTGCCCTATCGGACAATATCACTTTGCCTTTTCAAGCATTTCCTCAGGTGAAGTCAAAGTCGAGAAAACTGATGTCTGCGCAAGCTGCACCACACATGACTGCCTGCGAGGCAACGAACAACAAAGCGGTTGCGAAACAGCGCTCTTCTTGCCAAGCAAAGCAGGCAACATGGACTGCACCTTCTGCCTCGATTGCGTACGGGCGTGCCCACATGACAACATTACTATTCAATCCGTAATCCCCAGCCAGGATTTAACGAACAACGATTTGCGCTCCACCATCGGGCGTTACTCGGAGCGAACAGACATCGCTGCATTGCTCATGGTTTTCTGCAGCGGGGCATTCATTAACGCCGCCGGGATGACAGCTCCCGTACAGGATTTATTCCAAAGGATCACCAATCAGTTCGGCATCGCTGAAAGTATACTGGTTTCAGTCTTCATCATAGCAGGCGTCGTTGCTGTTCCATTGGCTCTGGGATATCTCGCAGCAATTCTCACGCGCACATTAGTCACCAAAGGTAAAAGCTGTCGCGAACTAATGGTTCGTTTTGCCTACGGATTCGTCCCCTTGGGTGCAGCTGTCTGGGCAGCTCATTTTCTATTCCACCTTGCAACCGGTGCTTTCACTGCGGTGCCCGTTTTCAAACGTATCCTCGCTGATCTAGGTATTGGAAGCATGGGCGATGCCATCGACGGACTTAGCAACCCGGGCTTTAGCGGAAACTGGATCATTAACATGGAGTTCGTCTTATTGGACGCAGGTTTGCTTGCCTCCCTCTATGTTCTGTGGAGAATAAGTGAAAGAACTTTTGAGAAACAGCGAGTGGCAGGCTTTCTGATTTGGGCAAGCATCGCCGTGTTATTATTTATGGCAGCAATCTGGATAATATTTCAACCAATGGAAATGCGCGGCACGCAATTAAGCGGCGGCTAA
- a CDS encoding M57 family metalloprotease, whose protein sequence is MSETTPVDQATVADATALAELIVSQPLLNDGRVETRFIFRTIEPLRGEFPAYFEVYASGGVYGDMAQADSRLPSLLPGETYLLFLIVQNATLRFMDGPTGAADPETVDIDMIRETCSTLTAEVDLAAYEREPFAVQFTVTSSGLLDSNGFRRFTLPDRGEAIPVIADVSTLPNNITEAQAITALNNALDAWAAVSSLQFDYQGTEVFSQSADDFESEDGLVIRVQMHDDFQRISDNSSTLGFGGAGFTIKSGGGGTVNGNPFNRINYGYVVLNHPKPSLSDPETLEEVLTHEIGHVLGLAHSSEDGSESDTLLAEAIMYFRARGDDRGATLNAYDISTILKAHPLDTPPYGFDRSLIAVTSPTGTLSNPDVNQVTLIGFDQQSGTNLTLQQDSATSNNGVFALSNGVLTYTPSGFFGDADTGGFFDRFEGRFSDGTNLSPFFEVEVTGFRSDSRPFGAPDGIPDSWVVTFFGSANGASANDDSDFDGFDNKTEFSLGTDPTDPASRFAVTDFTESSLEWNTQQGDVYSVESSSNLVDWSALDVITEDSDDGVMSTTDLPASIPGSPLFFRVIRVD, encoded by the coding sequence ATGTCAGAAACGACTCCGGTTGATCAAGCAACGGTAGCGGATGCGACCGCTTTGGCTGAGCTTATTGTCAGCCAGCCGCTCTTGAATGATGGCAGAGTTGAGACACGATTCATTTTTCGGACAATCGAGCCCTTGCGGGGTGAGTTTCCTGCATATTTCGAGGTCTATGCCTCTGGAGGTGTTTATGGCGACATGGCTCAAGCTGACTCGCGATTGCCATCTTTGCTTCCTGGAGAGACATACCTGCTTTTCCTGATTGTGCAGAATGCCACTCTACGTTTTATGGATGGTCCGACCGGGGCTGCTGATCCTGAAACCGTTGATATCGATATGATACGAGAGACTTGTAGCACATTAACTGCAGAGGTTGATTTGGCTGCTTATGAAAGGGAACCCTTTGCAGTTCAATTTACGGTGACCAGTTCAGGTTTGCTGGACAGCAACGGCTTTCGCCGGTTTACTCTACCTGATCGTGGTGAAGCAATTCCCGTTATTGCTGATGTGTCCACCTTGCCGAATAATATCACGGAAGCACAGGCGATCACTGCACTGAACAATGCGCTCGATGCCTGGGCCGCTGTCAGCAGCCTTCAGTTCGATTACCAGGGAACAGAGGTTTTCTCCCAATCTGCCGATGATTTTGAATCTGAAGATGGTCTGGTGATTCGCGTGCAAATGCATGATGATTTTCAACGGATATCTGATAATAGCAGCACACTTGGTTTTGGAGGTGCTGGTTTTACAATAAAATCCGGAGGTGGCGGTACAGTAAACGGCAATCCATTTAACCGGATAAACTACGGCTATGTTGTATTGAATCATCCTAAACCAAGCTTGTCTGATCCGGAAACACTTGAAGAAGTCTTAACCCATGAAATTGGTCATGTCCTCGGTCTTGCCCATAGTAGCGAAGATGGCTCTGAGTCGGATACTCTCCTGGCTGAAGCGATCATGTATTTTCGGGCGCGTGGCGATGATCGTGGTGCAACTTTGAATGCATACGATATTAGCACCATTCTAAAAGCTCACCCGTTGGACACGCCTCCATACGGCTTTGATCGTTCACTTATTGCGGTAACCTCTCCAACAGGTACTTTGAGTAATCCCGACGTGAATCAAGTTACCCTAATTGGCTTTGATCAGCAGTCAGGAACGAACCTGACCTTGCAGCAGGACAGTGCAACCAGCAATAATGGAGTTTTCGCTTTGAGCAATGGTGTGCTGACCTATACTCCAAGTGGATTTTTTGGTGATGCGGATACTGGTGGTTTTTTCGACCGTTTTGAAGGACGCTTTTCTGATGGAACAAATCTCTCTCCATTTTTCGAAGTCGAGGTGACTGGTTTTCGCAGTGACAGTCGCCCTTTTGGAGCGCCGGATGGGATACCTGATTCGTGGGTTGTTACCTTTTTTGGTAGCGCTAATGGCGCATCTGCAAATGATGATTCTGATTTTGACGGTTTTGATAATAAAACTGAATTTAGTCTGGGAACCGACCCAACAGATCCGGCTTCTCGATTTGCGGTTACGGACTTTACGGAAAGCTCTTTAGAATGGAATACGCAGCAAGGTGATGTCTATTCGGTTGAGTCTTCAAGCAATCTTGTAGATTGGTCTGCATTGGATGTTATAACTGAAGATAGCGACGACGGAGTAATGTCCACTACTGATTTGCCTGCCTCGATACCGGGTTCACCGTTATTCTTTCGGGTTATAAGAGTGGATTGA
- a CDS encoding ubiquinol-cytochrome c reductase iron-sulfur subunit, producing MSDECPHKPSEEKTPSADNGAPPGSHPCCCGGGGGAKKKPMSPERRNFMLKFGMGLNVAAGAMIGIPIIGYLFSAFKKESPQVWISLGAVDQFEVGKIKMATYVNPGAKPWDGKSSDIPCWVRRKSKTEFQIFAINCTHLGCPVRWFEESKLFLCPCHGGAYYENGDHAAGPPPRGLYEYENRIVKNELQVKGGQIPTLSQPV from the coding sequence ATGAGTGACGAATGTCCACACAAACCTTCCGAAGAAAAGACTCCGTCTGCTGATAATGGCGCACCACCGGGCTCGCATCCCTGCTGTTGTGGCGGTGGCGGTGGAGCAAAGAAAAAACCGATGAGCCCGGAGCGGAGGAACTTCATGCTTAAGTTCGGCATGGGCCTCAATGTCGCCGCAGGTGCCATGATTGGCATTCCCATTATCGGTTATCTTTTTTCAGCGTTTAAAAAAGAGAGCCCGCAAGTCTGGATATCACTGGGAGCGGTTGATCAGTTTGAGGTCGGTAAAATAAAGATGGCAACCTATGTAAACCCTGGAGCCAAACCATGGGATGGAAAAAGCAGCGACATCCCCTGCTGGGTCCGGCGCAAAAGCAAAACCGAGTTCCAAATCTTTGCGATCAACTGCACACACTTGGGCTGCCCTGTCCGTTGGTTTGAAGAGTCAAAGCTCTTCCTCTGCCCCTGCCATGGTGGCGCTTATTATGAAAATGGTGACCATGCAGCAGGACCACCACCACGCGGACTTTACGAATACGAAAACCGCATCGTGAAGAACGAGCTCCAAGTCAAAGGTGGACAAATCCCAACCCTTTCACAACCAGTCTGA
- a CDS encoding c-type cytochrome — translation MINPMRLPQITLFSLIVLILSGCDWMPGKPKRADEYIRPENITDFATLYNTNCASCHSLDSKTLAAARPLNDPVYVAFAGKDMIKKITSEGVDGTTMPAALDSKGGNLTEKQIDIIVDGIIKSAGRLPDEKAKIPPYSAPLGDAKAGLKVYTEFCASCHGKDGNGGTLAGSIINSDYLALVSDQTLRTTIVAGRTDLGMPDWQRLHQSKHMSNSDIADVVAWIASHRTETNLQLEQEAATGDKP, via the coding sequence ATGATTAATCCTATGCGTTTGCCCCAGATAACACTATTCAGCCTGATTGTCCTGATACTATCCGGCTGTGACTGGATGCCGGGCAAGCCAAAGCGTGCCGATGAATACATACGGCCCGAGAACATAACAGACTTCGCAACTTTGTACAATACCAACTGCGCGTCCTGTCATTCACTGGATAGCAAAACACTCGCCGCCGCACGCCCATTGAACGATCCTGTCTATGTCGCCTTCGCTGGTAAGGACATGATCAAAAAGATAACGTCTGAAGGAGTCGATGGCACCACCATGCCCGCAGCTTTGGATAGCAAAGGAGGTAACCTGACCGAGAAGCAGATTGATATCATTGTTGATGGCATCATCAAAAGTGCGGGACGATTGCCGGACGAAAAAGCAAAGATACCACCGTACTCTGCGCCACTAGGAGACGCAAAAGCCGGGCTGAAAGTCTACACCGAATTCTGCGCCAGTTGTCATGGTAAGGATGGCAACGGCGGAACCCTGGCAGGTTCAATTATCAATAGCGATTACCTTGCACTGGTCAGTGACCAAACTCTACGCACCACTATCGTTGCGGGGCGAACTGATTTAGGCATGCCGGACTGGCAGCGCCTGCATCAATCCAAGCACATGAGCAATTCAGATATTGCTGATGTCGTTGCCTGGATCGCCTCGCACCGTACCGAAACAAACCTTCAGCTTGAACAAGAAGCCGCAACAGGAGACAAGCCATGA
- a CDS encoding nucleoside 2-deoxyribosyltransferase, with protein MPQSKEHPLNIYFAGELFTHKDLVGNAILAESIAELSDQRYCSVLPQNFEQRDNSPQQIRDQDLLNLIESDLALFCFDGSDLDAGTVVEFMAAKFADIPSVILRTDYRSKSSGDQVDFPWNLMASFYPRCEVEVVDSMAIYQSIFKEFPMIDAGDVMIEKRSSDVAHTMVRVVSQAIVDAFDRVLQQPIKLPASSSEAVYDWLARFAGFEDGDERIAERLKQALKRKQERRLLA; from the coding sequence ATGCCTCAGTCCAAAGAACATCCTCTGAATATTTATTTTGCCGGTGAATTGTTCACCCACAAAGATCTCGTCGGTAATGCAATTCTTGCTGAATCCATCGCAGAACTGAGCGATCAGCGCTACTGCAGTGTCTTACCACAGAATTTTGAGCAACGCGACAATTCCCCCCAACAAATCCGCGATCAGGATCTCTTGAACCTGATCGAAAGCGATCTGGCGCTGTTTTGCTTCGACGGGAGCGACCTTGACGCAGGAACTGTGGTGGAATTCATGGCAGCGAAATTTGCTGATATTCCTTCTGTCATTCTCAGAACTGACTACCGATCAAAGAGTTCGGGAGATCAAGTGGACTTCCCCTGGAACCTCATGGCCAGCTTTTATCCAAGATGTGAGGTCGAGGTAGTCGACTCCATGGCCATCTACCAGAGCATTTTCAAGGAATTCCCCATGATTGACGCAGGAGACGTCATGATCGAGAAACGCAGCTCGGACGTCGCCCACACAATGGTCCGTGTTGTGTCCCAGGCAATCGTCGATGCCTTTGACCGTGTGCTTCAGCAGCCGATCAAGCTTCCGGCCAGCTCATCCGAAGCCGTTTACGACTGGCTGGCCCGCTTTGCCGGATTCGAAGACGGAGACGAGCGGATTGCTGAGCGTTTAAAGCAAGCCTTAAAGCGCAAACAGGAAAGACGACTTCTCGCTTGA
- a CDS encoding MGH1-like glycoside hydrolase domain-containing protein — MPAKKASARSSKNPERIRLKEAHERKQNWQRWGPYLSERQWGTVREDYSPDGDAWKYLPHDHARSRAYRWGEDGLLGFTDRECRLCFSLALWNERDPILKERLYGLSGPEGNHGEDVKELYYYLDSTPTHSYEKTLYKYPQREYPYGYLKDENAKRGLNDLEFEVLDSGAFDDNRYWDVFAEYAKESPDDILIKITVANRGPEEATLHLLPTLWFRNTWVWGCDHDGCTLKPDIREETSGHLTTQHESLGKFHWWGEEAPDTLFTENETNSKRLFGTENTTNCVKDAFHDFVVHGNNAALKSDGHGTKAAYHYILSVPAGGEKTVRLRLSADNQKPKAPFGPAFDKTFEKRIKEATAFFEDITESKLCNNETKVLRQAYAGMLQSKQFYHYSVRDWLKGDPSEPTPPESRKEGRNSTWGHLFNRDIISMPDKWEYPWFAAWDLSFHMIPFDKIDPEFAKDQLTLFLREWYMHPNGQIPAYEWNFSDVNPPVHAWACWRLYKMTGTRGNRDIHFLAQNFHKLLLNFNWWVNRKDPDGNNVFAGGFLGLDNIGAFDRSKPLPGGAQLTQADGTAWMAFFCATMLSISLELAAYDNSYEGVASKFFEHFVSIGEAANTLGGSGLWNHEDGFYYDMLSVDGRKIPMEIRSMVGILAICAVEVLPIDVIDKLPAFKSRMQWYLKHNRIFEQEASSLVFASGNRECENGKMLLALPSRHRLERVLQYVFDESEFLSQYGVRSLSKYHEEHPYVLEFRGERHEVGYVPAESNSFMFGGNSNWRGPIWFPVNFILLEALEKYHHFYGDSITVELPKGSGNHVTLDKAADEIARRLISIFMPDENGNRPVHGLHAPWYRDDHFKDLVLFYEYFDGDTGRGVGASHQTGWTGLVAKLLEDRCKSCKP, encoded by the coding sequence ATGCCTGCCAAAAAAGCCTCCGCCCGTTCATCCAAGAACCCTGAACGCATCCGCTTAAAAGAAGCGCACGAACGCAAACAGAACTGGCAACGCTGGGGGCCTTATCTTTCAGAGAGGCAGTGGGGAACAGTTCGAGAGGATTACTCTCCCGATGGTGATGCCTGGAAATATCTGCCTCATGACCATGCCCGAAGCCGGGCATACCGCTGGGGTGAGGACGGATTACTTGGATTCACTGATCGCGAATGCCGACTTTGCTTTAGCCTGGCGCTCTGGAATGAGCGTGACCCCATCCTCAAGGAACGCCTTTACGGACTCTCCGGCCCTGAAGGAAATCATGGCGAAGATGTCAAGGAACTCTACTACTATCTGGACTCAACGCCGACCCACTCCTACGAAAAGACACTCTATAAATATCCCCAACGGGAGTATCCTTACGGATACTTAAAGGATGAAAATGCTAAGCGCGGATTGAATGATCTAGAGTTCGAAGTTCTCGACAGTGGTGCCTTTGATGACAATCGCTACTGGGATGTATTTGCCGAATATGCCAAAGAAAGCCCAGACGATATTCTGATCAAAATCACAGTAGCCAATCGTGGTCCTGAAGAAGCCACGCTGCACCTGCTCCCAACCCTTTGGTTTCGCAATACATGGGTCTGGGGCTGCGACCATGATGGCTGCACATTGAAGCCGGACATTCGCGAAGAAACATCAGGCCATCTCACCACCCAGCACGAAAGCCTGGGCAAATTTCACTGGTGGGGTGAGGAGGCCCCAGACACACTTTTCACAGAGAACGAAACTAACAGCAAACGCCTCTTTGGAACTGAGAACACAACCAATTGCGTCAAAGATGCGTTCCATGACTTTGTCGTGCATGGCAACAACGCAGCACTCAAGTCCGACGGGCATGGCACCAAGGCGGCCTATCATTACATTCTCTCGGTTCCTGCGGGCGGAGAGAAAACCGTGCGACTCCGCCTCAGTGCGGATAATCAGAAACCCAAGGCACCATTTGGCCCGGCATTTGATAAAACTTTTGAAAAACGCATCAAAGAAGCTACAGCGTTTTTTGAAGACATTACTGAGTCCAAACTCTGCAACAATGAAACGAAGGTGCTGCGCCAGGCCTATGCCGGCATGCTACAAAGCAAGCAGTTTTATCACTACTCTGTCCGAGACTGGTTAAAGGGTGATCCAAGTGAACCGACACCACCCGAAAGCCGTAAGGAGGGCCGCAACTCCACCTGGGGCCATCTCTTTAATCGCGACATTATATCCATGCCGGATAAGTGGGAGTATCCCTGGTTTGCTGCCTGGGATCTGTCGTTTCACATGATTCCATTCGACAAAATTGATCCCGAATTTGCTAAGGATCAGTTGACACTATTTCTACGTGAATGGTACATGCACCCCAACGGCCAGATTCCGGCCTACGAGTGGAACTTTTCAGACGTGAACCCACCTGTTCATGCCTGGGCTTGCTGGCGACTTTATAAAATGACCGGAACGCGTGGCAACCGTGACATCCATTTCCTCGCCCAGAACTTTCATAAGCTCCTTCTTAACTTTAACTGGTGGGTTAACCGCAAAGATCCCGATGGCAATAATGTCTTCGCTGGTGGCTTCCTTGGGTTGGATAACATAGGGGCGTTTGACCGCTCAAAACCATTACCCGGTGGTGCACAACTGACTCAAGCCGATGGAACTGCCTGGATGGCTTTTTTCTGTGCAACCATGCTGAGCATTTCTCTTGAGCTCGCCGCCTACGACAATTCTTACGAGGGTGTGGCTTCCAAGTTTTTTGAACATTTTGTGTCCATCGGTGAAGCCGCTAATACGCTTGGTGGCAGCGGGCTATGGAATCATGAAGACGGTTTCTACTATGACATGCTCAGCGTTGATGGAAGAAAGATCCCAATGGAGATCCGCTCAATGGTTGGCATCCTTGCGATCTGCGCAGTGGAAGTTCTTCCAATTGATGTCATTGATAAACTACCCGCTTTCAAAAGCCGCATGCAATGGTATCTGAAGCACAATCGGATCTTCGAACAGGAGGCATCAAGCCTCGTTTTTGCCAGTGGCAACAGAGAGTGCGAGAACGGAAAAATGTTACTCGCCCTTCCGTCACGACATCGCCTTGAGCGCGTGCTACAATATGTTTTTGATGAAAGCGAATTCCTCTCACAGTATGGTGTCCGCAGTCTATCGAAATATCATGAGGAGCATCCTTATGTACTTGAATTCAGGGGCGAGCGACATGAGGTAGGCTACGTCCCGGCCGAATCAAACAGCTTCATGTTTGGAGGTAACTCCAACTGGCGCGGCCCAATCTGGTTCCCGGTTAATTTCATTCTCCTGGAAGCCCTCGAGAAGTATCATCACTTCTACGGTGACAGCATTACGGTTGAATTACCCAAAGGCTCGGGCAATCACGTAACACTGGACAAGGCA